One genomic window of Mucilaginibacter sp. SJ includes the following:
- the rhaM gene encoding L-rhamnose mutarotase, with amino-acid sequence MARVAFKMKLHEGQTAEYKARHDAIWPELSSLLKDVGISNYSIFLDEDTHWLFGVMEVEDQEVLDHLPDSPIMKKWWLYMADIMDTNADHSPVSIPLEEVFFLP; translated from the coding sequence ATGGCAAGAGTAGCGTTTAAAATGAAGCTTCATGAAGGGCAAACCGCCGAATACAAGGCGCGGCATGATGCCATCTGGCCCGAATTGAGCAGTTTGCTTAAAGATGTGGGGATCAGTAACTATTCTATTTTTTTAGATGAGGATACACATTGGCTTTTTGGTGTGATGGAAGTTGAAGATCAGGAAGTCCTTGATCATTTGCCTGATAGCCCTATTATGAAAAAATGGTGGTTATACATGGCCGATATCATGGATACTAATGCCGATCATTCGCCGGTGAGTATCCCTTTGGAAGAGGTTTTCTTTTTGCCGTAG
- a CDS encoding helix-turn-helix domain-containing protein, whose amino-acid sequence MVEIFQNIRKIYRFSAPCEELANYIEFYSQSVLDLSAQYVKNEFSSVKMFPSWTPTFYINLGSPYYIDLKNTRYHVREQQDVLILRNEDVTRHKLSADNIFTVKFNPGGLEAVLGLNQVPVIDKIINLNQILPWQLLQNVKQPVSFEERVIIVESFLLEKLIKQVSQDHYVKIVNDSIGEYQATGMQLNTSKVAERLFITSKTINRYFNRVIGTPPKNYFSIVRSRNALTAFVNDRENFVPIDYGYYDLSHFHKDVMNLTGQRITKHQF is encoded by the coding sequence ATGGTTGAGATATTTCAGAATATCCGTAAAATATACAGGTTCAGCGCACCTTGCGAAGAGCTGGCTAACTATATCGAATTTTATTCACAATCAGTTTTAGATTTATCTGCACAGTACGTAAAAAATGAATTTTCATCGGTGAAGATGTTCCCCAGTTGGACACCTACTTTTTATATCAACCTTGGTTCGCCCTATTATATTGATTTAAAGAATACCCGGTATCATGTAAGGGAGCAGCAAGATGTTTTAATATTGAGAAATGAGGACGTTACCAGGCATAAACTATCTGCCGATAATATATTCACGGTTAAATTTAATCCGGGCGGTTTAGAGGCTGTTTTAGGTCTAAATCAAGTCCCGGTTATTGACAAGATCATTAACCTTAATCAAATTTTGCCCTGGCAATTACTTCAAAATGTAAAACAGCCTGTAAGTTTCGAGGAGCGTGTAATCATTGTTGAATCATTTTTGTTAGAGAAGCTCATTAAACAGGTAAGCCAGGATCATTATGTTAAAATTGTTAACGACAGCATTGGCGAATATCAGGCTACTGGCATGCAGTTGAATACATCAAAAGTTGCTGAGAGGCTGTTCATTACTTCTAAAACTATCAATCGGTATTTCAACAGGGTGATTGGCACCCCGCCTAAAAATTACTTCTCAATTGTGCGGAGCAGAAATGCATTAACAGCATTTGTAAATGACAGGGAAAACTTTGTTCCGATAGATTATGGATATTATGATTTAAGCCATTTTCATAAGGACGTCATGAACCTTACCGGGCAAAGGATAACGAAGCATCAATTTTAA
- a CDS encoding alpha/beta hydrolase: MKTFLIILFGATFLIQKAYSQKYKPVLESYPGLVKADPRLVLRTGYLVVPENRSKPAGRKVKIPFLFVRRPDQDPRKNISLYTTGGPGYSTTLNIDSISYNSGWLAYGGFIAFDQRGTKRAQPCLDCMEVTTAIKRSYREGKNKDSLVSQAVTQCRNRFTKQGVDLSAYNTIESAEDINDLRLALNVDSLNLIGISYSGGLMLTMARNHPEGVRALLLNSPLPGYVNFEEHALFNINEALEQVFHNCETDSSATKYKNLRTKFHQYFSAINGKKYTIAYQEKGSNQANSLTYTKNELLDAIIGRMNSRQVSTVPAVMIDLIEGRHDKYVQEVFDGYFAGNSSVSLGMRYSVYCSEQISYDDPTLEAQQHLVLPWLAGYPFNNVNHAICNCWKVKAEPAIAKQPVYSTVPALISAGDVDPDCRPFYNRLIKRYMPNSQLLIIHNRGHAPGFSVDGTDYVKLFFENPYRKLTSQSKNLIIE, from the coding sequence ATGAAAACATTCCTTATCATATTATTTGGCGCTACTTTTCTTATTCAAAAAGCTTATAGCCAGAAATACAAACCGGTATTAGAGTCTTACCCCGGGTTGGTTAAGGCAGACCCAAGGCTTGTTTTAAGAACAGGTTACCTTGTTGTACCGGAAAATAGAAGTAAACCAGCAGGGCGCAAAGTGAAGATCCCGTTTTTATTTGTACGCAGGCCGGACCAGGACCCGCGTAAAAACATCTCGCTTTACACAACAGGCGGGCCGGGCTATAGCACCACGCTTAATATCGATAGCATAAGCTATAACTCAGGCTGGTTAGCCTATGGCGGTTTTATCGCCTTTGATCAACGCGGAACAAAGCGGGCGCAGCCATGCTTGGATTGCATGGAAGTAACAACGGCCATTAAACGCAGTTACAGGGAAGGGAAAAATAAAGATAGCCTCGTATCTCAGGCCGTTACACAATGCCGAAACAGGTTTACAAAACAGGGTGTCGACTTATCAGCCTATAATACTATTGAAAGCGCAGAGGATATAAATGACTTAAGGTTAGCCTTAAATGTTGATTCGCTTAACCTGATTGGTATATCCTATAGTGGCGGCCTGATGCTGACCATGGCGCGAAACCATCCTGAGGGCGTTCGGGCGTTGCTTTTGAATTCACCGCTCCCCGGTTACGTAAATTTTGAAGAACACGCTTTGTTTAATATTAATGAAGCGCTTGAGCAGGTATTTCATAATTGCGAAACGGATTCCTCTGCCACGAAATATAAAAATTTAAGAACGAAGTTCCATCAATACTTCAGCGCTATCAACGGGAAGAAATATACCATAGCTTATCAGGAAAAAGGAAGCAATCAAGCTAATAGTCTCACTTATACAAAAAACGAACTACTCGATGCAATAATAGGCCGGATGAACTCCCGGCAGGTTAGCACGGTGCCTGCGGTAATGATTGATTTAATTGAAGGCCGTCATGATAAATATGTACAGGAGGTGTTTGATGGCTATTTCGCGGGTAATTCAAGCGTATCACTGGGTATGAGGTATTCTGTTTATTGCTCAGAACAAATTTCATACGATGATCCTACATTGGAAGCACAACAACATTTGGTATTGCCGTGGTTGGCTGGGTATCCGTTTAATAATGTAAATCATGCTATATGCAATTGTTGGAAGGTGAAGGCTGAACCTGCTATAGCAAAGCAGCCTGTTTATTCTACAGTACCGGCATTAATTTCGGCAGGTGACGTCGACCCCGATTGCAGGCCGTTTTATAACAGGTTGATAAAACGGTATATGCCTAATAGCCAATTATTGATCATTCATAATAGAGGGCATGCTCCGGGTTTTAGCGTAGACGGGACTGATTATGTGAAACTTTTTTTTGAAAATCCTTATAGAAAACTCACATCTCAATCAAAAAATTTGATCATAGAATAG
- a CDS encoding RNA polymerase sigma factor: MYPALTDEALMGLIQQSNPVALETLFNRYYKTLCQLCTVYTKDYTVAEEITANLFIKLWDNRDTAILNVKSYLFVAAKNLSLNHIQKKKDPVHSIEDIDLQGHVLKDRDNPFKILSGRESYNKILSLIDTLPASQRQVLLMSRIDNLDKNEIARVLGISVRTVETTLYQSIKKLRQLLKGQHNFTSEG, translated from the coding sequence ATGTATCCTGCACTTACTGATGAAGCGTTGATGGGGCTTATACAGCAAAGTAATCCCGTTGCCCTTGAAACTCTTTTTAATCGTTATTACAAAACTCTATGCCAGTTGTGCACGGTGTACACTAAGGATTATACTGTTGCCGAAGAAATTACTGCCAACCTTTTCATTAAACTTTGGGATAACCGCGATACTGCCATCCTTAATGTAAAAAGTTACCTGTTTGTAGCCGCCAAAAACCTCTCCTTAAATCATATCCAAAAAAAGAAAGACCCGGTACATTCCATCGAAGATATCGACCTTCAGGGCCATGTGTTAAAGGATAGGGATAATCCGTTCAAAATCCTTTCGGGCCGCGAATCGTACAATAAAATTTTAAGCCTGATTGATACATTGCCGGCCAGCCAAAGGCAGGTGCTGCTCATGAGCCGTATCGATAATCTCGACAAAAACGAGATTGCCAGAGTTTTGGGTATTTCGGTACGGACGGTTGAAACCACACTTTACCAGTCTATAAAAAAACTCCGCCAGCTGTTAAAAGGGCAGCACAATTTTACTTCCGAGGGTTAA
- a CDS encoding FecR family protein, translated as MEDNSYRLIVEYFEKTISDDGLTQLQEWIEESPENLAQFSETIQILEASKAYFKQPENAESTWVKINAHITQPQTPVIKRTLKFNWITCAAACLLICTTGWFGYRYFKQSPVLVYEEISNADGKRSKIQLPDSSIVYLGGGSKLKYVKNFSGEKRNVTLDGEAFFDVVHQAKPFVVKSGDITTVVLGTSFNIKAYLADHKVAVTVQSGKVGVMANVQGKPQMVKYLVKNEEISINTQNGIYTFNNTDASSVTSWINNEFVFYNTTYKEIATSLEHHYGVKIRFTEQDLGNVRLTAKLRGMTLTDAMETLSALSGLGYTQKGDQLFISNNNQKGGSIMK; from the coding sequence ATGGAAGATAATAGCTACCGCTTAATAGTTGAATATTTTGAAAAAACCATCAGTGATGATGGCTTAACACAGTTACAGGAGTGGATTGAGGAGAGCCCCGAAAACCTTGCCCAGTTTAGTGAAACCATCCAGATCCTGGAAGCATCCAAAGCATACTTTAAACAGCCGGAAAATGCCGAAAGTACCTGGGTTAAGATCAATGCTCATATAACCCAGCCTCAAACACCTGTAATTAAACGCACTCTTAAATTCAACTGGATAACTTGTGCTGCTGCCTGCCTGCTTATTTGTACTACAGGTTGGTTTGGATATAGGTATTTCAAACAATCGCCAGTTTTGGTTTATGAAGAAATCAGCAATGCCGATGGTAAGCGTTCTAAAATACAATTGCCCGATAGTTCGATAGTTTATCTTGGTGGCGGCAGTAAACTCAAATACGTCAAAAACTTTAGCGGTGAAAAACGCAACGTAACGCTTGATGGTGAAGCCTTTTTTGATGTGGTTCATCAGGCTAAGCCTTTTGTAGTTAAAAGCGGAGATATCACCACTGTTGTATTGGGTACTTCATTTAATATAAAAGCCTACCTGGCTGATCATAAGGTAGCTGTAACTGTGCAAAGCGGTAAAGTAGGGGTAATGGCCAATGTGCAGGGAAAACCTCAAATGGTTAAATACCTGGTGAAGAACGAGGAGATCAGCATCAATACTCAAAATGGTATTTACACTTTTAATAATACAGATGCATCGTCGGTAACTTCGTGGATCAACAACGAATTTGTTTTCTATAATACAACTTACAAGGAGATAGCTACTTCGCTTGAGCATCATTACGGCGTTAAGATCAGGTTTACAGAACAGGATTTGGGCAACGTAAGGCTTACAGCCAAATTAAGAGGGATGACATTGACAGATGCCATGGAAACGCTCAGCGCACTATCAGGATTGGGCTATACGCAAAAAGGCGATCAGCTATTTATTTCAAACAACAATCAAAAAGGAGGAAGTATAATGAAATAG
- a CDS encoding SusC/RagA family TonB-linked outer membrane protein: MKKLWLLTMLFFLQLPFGGINAKAQTVINKRITFGAEGIMLKDAFQQIEKSGDISISYNNSLLDDKRKVHITKAERSLGETLDLLLKGTTCTYRVAGERNILVIAKTQDRGSIKGKVVDEKSEPLPGATVKVPGTGATAISGVDGSYTLNIVPGTYTVEASFISYETKRIQNVSVSSNANTVLNITLSPADNKLNEVVVTALGIKREDKSLGYSAPVIKGDQLTGALSGNWTDALSGKVAGLNLIRSNSGPAGSNKIILRGENNLTGDNEALIVVDGVVINQGSGRRTSNSGESAYGTSSDNMPADYGSNLNDINPEDIETVTVLKGPGAAALYGQRGANGAIIITTKSGKKHSGLGITFNSNASLESVNRWPDLQYEYGQGTAGSRYYSFGAGPDGASTSATSSAYGPKFDGQLFYQLDPVTQKQSTTRTPWVPYKNQIRDFFDVGQTFTNSVSVDGGSDKTTARFSATNVTNHWITPNTGYTRNSIALSVNSKINDKLTINAKVNYNNKNSDNLPGAGYGNQSLMYWFIFWQPNANLNWLKNYWKNGQDGKAIFYPFSSFPENPYAVSYEFINKSNRNSVTGNVEALYNVTKEFSVQVRATLDMGYEQRAQQRPYDAGTKYPKGSYRTQNIYSEEQGADFLLKYNKKITHDVNITATAGGSMLRNNYNRDEVRADSLVYPGVYSMANNAGPLVTLPYKSKYAINSFYGLLSTSFKDYLYMDLTARQDWISTLATANRTDQVGFFYPSASMSFLPSEAFKLPKFIDYAKVRASLAGVGSGTTNPYQTSFNYVSAGSTYAGGLQNPRTLSNPDLKPLRTTTLEVGAEARMFSNRLGFDIALYTGNTKNQILSRTVDQSSGYNQAVINVGKVNNKGIEISLNGTPIRKANVFSWNVTATFSANKNTIEQLADSAVVLRNGPTGGGQIVARVGGSMGDMYGRGYLRSPDGQIVYDASTGFAKLSDDLVYLGNTIPKWKASMGHDFRYKQFNLHLLFDAQVGGVSYSLSNYKLAEQGKTTLTLPGRYNGIIGKGVIQNPDGSYRPNDVIATDVDGYYRSHYGIDNAEGNTFSTNFLKFREARFDYSLSPRLVKRLGLQRATVGVYGRDLYIWTKWPIFDPEFGTLSGTDIVQGFEVAQFPSTRTFGFNIVIGI, from the coding sequence ATGAAAAAGTTATGGTTATTAACCATGCTGTTCTTTTTACAATTGCCTTTCGGCGGCATAAACGCTAAGGCTCAAACAGTAATAAACAAAAGGATCACGTTTGGTGCCGAGGGTATCATGCTTAAAGATGCCTTTCAGCAAATTGAAAAATCAGGCGATATCTCTATTAGCTATAACAATAGCCTGCTTGATGATAAACGCAAAGTACACATAACAAAAGCAGAGCGCTCATTAGGCGAAACACTCGACCTGCTTTTAAAAGGAACTACCTGCACTTACAGGGTGGCAGGTGAACGTAATATCCTCGTCATTGCAAAAACACAGGATAGGGGTAGTATTAAAGGGAAAGTGGTTGATGAAAAATCAGAACCACTTCCCGGTGCTACTGTAAAAGTTCCGGGGACCGGGGCTACAGCTATCAGCGGTGTTGACGGTTCATACACGTTAAATATTGTGCCGGGTACTTATACGGTTGAGGCAAGCTTTATCTCGTACGAAACAAAAAGGATTCAGAATGTAAGTGTTAGCTCAAATGCAAACACTGTTTTAAATATCACGCTTAGTCCGGCCGATAATAAGCTTAACGAGGTTGTAGTAACAGCCCTTGGTATTAAAAGGGAAGATAAAAGTTTGGGTTATTCTGCGCCGGTTATTAAAGGTGATCAGCTAACCGGCGCCCTTTCAGGTAACTGGACTGACGCGTTATCTGGTAAAGTAGCAGGTTTAAACCTCATCCGTTCAAACAGCGGTCCGGCAGGATCAAATAAAATCATTCTTCGCGGTGAAAACAACCTTACAGGCGATAACGAAGCTTTGATAGTGGTTGACGGTGTGGTAATTAACCAGGGTAGCGGCAGGCGTACAAGCAACTCCGGCGAATCGGCCTATGGCACCAGCAGCGATAACATGCCTGCCGATTATGGCAGCAACCTGAACGATATCAACCCGGAAGATATTGAAACGGTAACCGTGTTAAAAGGCCCGGGCGCGGCAGCACTTTATGGTCAGCGTGGTGCTAACGGTGCCATTATTATTACCACAAAATCGGGTAAAAAACATAGTGGTTTAGGTATCACTTTTAATTCAAATGCCAGCCTTGAAAGTGTAAACCGCTGGCCCGACCTGCAGTACGAATACGGGCAAGGGACGGCAGGTTCGCGTTATTATTCGTTCGGCGCGGGGCCGGATGGTGCAAGCACAAGCGCAACAAGTTCGGCTTACGGCCCTAAGTTTGATGGCCAGCTTTTTTACCAGCTTGATCCGGTTACTCAAAAGCAAAGTACAACACGTACGCCATGGGTGCCATATAAAAACCAGATCCGTGATTTTTTTGATGTTGGCCAAACTTTTACCAACTCGGTAAGTGTCGACGGCGGTAGTGATAAAACAACAGCGCGTTTTTCGGCCACTAATGTTACTAATCACTGGATAACGCCTAACACTGGTTATACCCGTAACAGCATCGCTTTATCGGTTAACTCAAAGATCAATGATAAGTTAACCATCAACGCAAAAGTAAATTACAACAACAAAAACAGTGACAACTTACCGGGCGCAGGCTACGGTAACCAATCGTTGATGTACTGGTTTATATTCTGGCAGCCCAATGCCAATTTAAACTGGTTGAAGAACTACTGGAAAAACGGACAGGATGGTAAGGCTATATTTTATCCTTTCAGCTCGTTTCCTGAAAACCCTTACGCGGTATCATACGAGTTTATCAATAAATCAAACCGCAACTCAGTTACCGGAAACGTTGAGGCGCTTTACAATGTAACAAAAGAGTTTAGCGTACAGGTTCGTGCTACTTTAGATATGGGTTATGAGCAGCGTGCACAACAACGTCCGTATGATGCCGGTACCAAATATCCAAAAGGTTCGTATCGCACCCAAAACATATATTCAGAAGAGCAGGGCGCCGATTTCCTGTTGAAATACAACAAGAAAATAACGCACGATGTTAACATTACCGCTACAGCCGGTGGCAGCATGCTCCGCAATAATTATAACCGCGATGAGGTACGTGCCGATTCACTGGTGTATCCCGGTGTATATTCAATGGCGAACAATGCTGGTCCGCTGGTTACGTTGCCTTATAAATCAAAATATGCTATCAACAGCTTTTACGGCTTGTTATCGACATCTTTTAAAGATTATTTGTATATGGATTTAACAGCCCGTCAGGACTGGATCAGTACACTGGCTACTGCGAACCGTACCGATCAGGTTGGTTTCTTCTATCCATCGGCAAGCATGAGCTTTTTGCCATCAGAAGCTTTCAAACTGCCTAAATTTATTGACTATGCAAAAGTGAGGGCATCGCTTGCAGGTGTTGGTAGTGGTACAACAAACCCTTATCAAACCTCATTTAATTATGTATCGGCGGGTAGCACTTATGCAGGTGGTTTGCAAAATCCGCGTACACTATCAAACCCCGATTTAAAACCACTGCGCACTACCACACTTGAAGTTGGTGCCGAAGCAAGGATGTTCAGCAATCGATTAGGTTTTGATATCGCTTTATATACTGGTAATACCAAAAATCAGATCCTTAGCCGCACTGTGGATCAATCGTCAGGTTATAACCAAGCCGTTATCAACGTAGGTAAGGTAAATAATAAAGGCATCGAGATTTCATTGAACGGAACGCCTATACGCAAAGCCAACGTGTTTAGCTGGAATGTTACCGCAACATTCAGCGCTAATAAAAACACTATTGAACAGCTTGCCGATAGTGCTGTTGTGTTACGCAATGGCCCAACCGGCGGCGGCCAGATTGTTGCCCGTGTAGGTGGCAGCATGGGCGATATGTACGGTCGCGGCTATTTACGCTCGCCCGATGGGCAGATCGTTTACGATGCTTCAACAGGCTTCGCCAAACTATCAGATGATCTGGTTTATTTGGGCAACACCATCCCTAAATGGAAGGCAAGCATGGGGCATGATTTTAGGTACAAGCAATTTAATCTGCACCTGTTATTTGATGCCCAGGTTGGCGGCGTGTCATATTCGTTATCAAACTATAAACTGGCCGAGCAGGGTAAAACAACGCTTACCTTACCGGGCAGGTATAACGGCATCATAGGTAAGGGTGTTATCCAAAACCCTGACGGCAGCTACAGACCGAACGATGTTATTGCAACAGATGTTGACGGTTACTACCGCTCACACTATGGTATTGATAACGCCGAAGGTAATACGTTTTCAACCAACTTCCTGAAATTCCGCGAGGCAAGGTTTGACTATTCATTAAGCCCGCGTTTAGTTAAACGCCTTGGTTTGCAGCGTGCTACGGTTGGTGTATATGGTCGTGACCTATACATCTGGACTAAGTGGCCAATCTTCGATCCCGAATTTGGTACGCTTTCGGGTACCGACATTGTACAGGGATTTGAAGTGGCACAGTTTCCATCAACCCGCACATTTGGTTTTAACATAGTTATTGGCATTTAA
- a CDS encoding SusD/RagB family nutrient-binding outer membrane lipoprotein, with protein sequence MKRNGYILISMMMLFVSIMSSCKKDFIALNTDPNGTPNALPQQLLAPALVNTLGTNMLRARNFNNELMQVTVDAGDSEGRVFRYDIKRTWADVTWNAWYTQLTNFKDIYTIAGKEVTYNKTYMGISLICQAWLYSMLTDTYGDVPYFDSNKGKDGNFTPKFDKQKDIYLDIFKNLEAADTLLNASANVVAGSDPVFNGIALKWRKFGNTLYLRLLLRISGKADVSADVIAKIKQIVDTNPDAYPIMGSNDDSAVLRWTGSGALTSPFIGGVREQDWRQPGVCEFFVNNLAKWADPRLTSNRWSISSYQGGIQGIPSGYAPGENVGIKSYFLSTTSTTTLMNDPLMGNIMNYSELQFILAEAAAKGWIAGDASVYYKNGVQSGITFWIPTYAVPIDTYLAGADITWDNAAPLDEKMEMIHVQKYYSMFYTDFEQWFEYRRTGHPVLPKGNGLRNNGIMPARLQYPVYVQSANPDSYKAAVSVQGADEISTQVWWQKQ encoded by the coding sequence ATGAAAAGGAACGGATATATACTTATATCAATGATGATGTTGTTCGTTAGCATAATGTCGTCATGTAAAAAGGATTTTATTGCACTTAATACTGATCCCAACGGTACGCCTAATGCTTTGCCGCAGCAATTGCTGGCCCCGGCATTGGTGAATACATTGGGTACTAATATGCTTCGTGCCCGAAATTTTAATAACGAGCTGATGCAGGTTACTGTAGATGCAGGCGATTCGGAGGGCAGAGTGTTCAGGTATGATATTAAACGTACCTGGGCCGATGTTACCTGGAATGCATGGTACACGCAGTTAACCAACTTTAAAGATATTTATACTATTGCCGGCAAGGAGGTTACCTACAACAAAACTTATATGGGGATATCGCTCATATGCCAGGCATGGTTGTATTCAATGCTTACCGATACTTATGGTGATGTACCTTACTTTGATTCAAATAAAGGCAAGGACGGAAATTTTACGCCTAAGTTTGATAAGCAGAAAGATATCTACCTGGATATTTTCAAAAACCTGGAAGCAGCAGATACCCTGCTTAATGCATCGGCAAATGTTGTAGCAGGAAGCGATCCTGTGTTTAACGGGATTGCTTTAAAATGGCGCAAGTTTGGTAACACGCTTTATTTAAGGTTGTTGTTAAGGATATCGGGCAAAGCCGATGTTTCGGCTGATGTGATAGCTAAGATCAAACAGATCGTTGACACCAACCCCGATGCTTACCCTATCATGGGCAGCAATGATGATTCGGCAGTTTTACGTTGGACAGGCTCCGGTGCTTTAACATCGCCGTTTATTGGCGGAGTACGTGAACAGGACTGGCGGCAACCCGGCGTTTGTGAGTTTTTTGTAAATAACCTTGCTAAATGGGCCGATCCGCGGTTGACGAGCAACCGCTGGTCGATATCAAGTTACCAGGGTGGCATACAGGGTATTCCGAGTGGTTATGCACCAGGTGAAAATGTTGGTATCAAATCATATTTCCTTTCTACCACATCAACAACTACCTTAATGAACGACCCGTTGATGGGTAATATCATGAACTATTCGGAGTTACAGTTTATCCTTGCCGAGGCTGCTGCCAAAGGCTGGATAGCCGGAGATGCATCAGTCTACTACAAAAATGGCGTTCAATCGGGCATCACGTTCTGGATCCCAACCTATGCGGTGCCTATTGATACCTATTTAGCAGGCGCTGATATCACCTGGGATAATGCTGCTCCGCTTGATGAAAAGATGGAAATGATCCATGTTCAAAAATACTACTCGATGTTTTACACCGATTTTGAGCAATGGTTTGAGTACCGCCGCACAGGTCACCCGGTATTGCCAAAAGGTAATGGTTTAAGGAACAACGGCATTATGCCGGCAAGGCTGCAATACCCGGTTTATGTTCAATCGGCCAATCCCGATAGTTACAAGGCTGCTGTGTCCGTGCAGGGTGCCGATGAGATTAGTACGCAGGTGTGGTGGCAAAAACAATAA
- a CDS encoding DUF5689 domain-containing protein, producing the protein MKKIYLLLVLATAVSISSCKKNKYAEGTLSPIIAVVDLRNIYKGSDVVLNSSNMGGAKEIVGVVISNAAAGNSPAGILVVQNNRRNAIRGISLEIGNTAANYVPGDSVVVQVEGATLTKVNGSMRVKGFTESSVNKVGTNKTVKVQSVPSATLLASPDVYEETLVTVAKAVTNPEPQQGETYAGDKTINDGFGKITMHTEANASFATTELPFSANFSGIPFAITSGADTKLQLWPRTIDDVFTLAASKPSPIIITGYLTNPSGSDADYEYIQFKATKDIDFSVTNYAVVTCNNAGTNPAPANGWAQGLAKTYKFNLTSGTVKKGQFFYVGGNKNIWGKGSTDISSSNWINSTMYAEVPGADFGNVTTNLLANSGNVAGVSVFAGITVNASSVPLDVIMYGGGGTVYSAGPPEIGYRITNTDYYSTINPVTRTEQGFYGGGSNTSKLPLPTDGLFSQLGGVYDALTGRWVAGRTVTSVTLTLTSPISTIETATGVTTIQN; encoded by the coding sequence ATGAAAAAGATATATTTATTACTGGTGCTTGCAACGGCTGTCAGTATAAGTTCATGTAAAAAGAATAAATATGCCGAAGGTACATTAAGCCCTATCATAGCTGTTGTTGACCTTAGGAATATTTATAAAGGCTCGGATGTTGTGCTTAACAGCAGCAATATGGGCGGAGCCAAGGAAATAGTAGGTGTTGTAATCTCAAACGCCGCTGCAGGCAACAGCCCGGCTGGCATATTAGTGGTACAAAATAATCGGAGAAATGCAATAAGAGGGATTTCCCTTGAAATAGGAAATACAGCTGCAAACTATGTTCCCGGCGATTCGGTGGTGGTGCAGGTGGAGGGTGCAACGCTTACTAAAGTAAACGGCAGTATGCGTGTTAAAGGCTTTACCGAAAGTTCGGTGAATAAAGTTGGTACTAACAAAACTGTCAAAGTTCAGTCCGTCCCATCAGCAACCTTGCTGGCTTCGCCTGATGTTTATGAAGAAACATTGGTTACAGTAGCAAAAGCCGTAACCAATCCGGAGCCGCAACAAGGCGAAACCTACGCCGGCGATAAAACCATTAATGACGGTTTTGGCAAAATAACCATGCACACTGAGGCTAATGCAAGCTTTGCCACAACTGAACTACCGTTCAGCGCTAATTTTAGCGGGATCCCATTCGCGATAACATCAGGTGCAGATACCAAATTGCAGCTTTGGCCTCGTACTATTGACGATGTATTTACGCTTGCAGCAAGCAAACCATCGCCAATCATAATAACCGGATACCTTACCAATCCTTCGGGCAGCGATGCTGATTATGAGTATATCCAGTTCAAGGCAACTAAGGATATCGACTTTTCGGTAACCAATTATGCTGTAGTAACCTGTAATAACGCTGGTACCAACCCGGCACCTGCCAATGGCTGGGCGCAAGGTTTGGCAAAAACCTACAAGTTTAACCTTACATCCGGCACAGTTAAAAAAGGGCAGTTTTTTTACGTAGGGGGTAATAAAAATATCTGGGGCAAGGGCTCAACAGATATCAGCTCATCCAACTGGATCAACAGCACCATGTATGCCGAAGTGCCGGGTGCTGATTTCGGTAATGTAACTACCAATCTGCTGGCTAACAGTGGTAACGTAGCAGGAGTTTCAGTTTTTGCGGGCATAACAGTTAATGCCTCAAGCGTTCCGCTTGATGTGATCATGTATGGTGGCGGTGGCACCGTGTACTCGGCTGGCCCGCCGGAGATTGGTTACCGCATCACCAATACCGATTACTACAGTACCATTAACCCGGTAACCCGCACCGAGCAGGGCTTTTATGGCGGCGGCTCCAATACGTCAAAACTACCTTTACCAACCGATGGCTTATTTAGCCAGTTAGGCGGTGTTTATGATGCGCTTACCGGAAGATGGGTGGCCGGCCGCACAGTAACCAGCGTTACACTTACACTAACATCGCCAATTAGCACCATTGAAACGGCTACAGGCGTAACAACAATTCAGAACTAA